The following coding sequences lie in one Periophthalmus magnuspinnatus isolate fPerMag1 chromosome 24, fPerMag1.2.pri, whole genome shotgun sequence genomic window:
- the taf1a gene encoding TATA box-binding protein-associated factor RNA polymerase I subunit A yields the protein MDETETQLEPQEPESDNLSVNSTASVKKAKLPLPNFPMLKTQRETGLHESTRLCLEQIRDAMLHHRWEEAAEYMEFFQQILEDSTHNHEAQYKEQIWRMGIEILHHHPNSKQEDYNTVYERIKHTGVKQFLKLCLEQSFHLLINGQIQEAKNMLTIAESWRHGKETAIQMKRTKLIQAYRSLLDYVIWCEKEEGSNEDLAQNVKIQSMHKCFQHASTNMKEIFKFPGVWDPFILSYVEMLEFYDDEKEALRILKEYAYNNAFPPNPNAHVYLYQYLKRHNEPNKKLLKVLKTLQSLVPSHTLMTDYCSLLLQLGKTKKALEVTVDMLDYACWRNNLEIWKTLTSIIEKLQSEEDFKDTVSKVMSGRMDWWPALHFTTFHAAQDQRENLELWRLKAPLAKVLCPDMTLRYCEGAM from the exons ATGGATGAAACTGAGACTCAACTCGAACCACAGGAACCAGAAAGTGACAATCTTTCTGTAAACTCCACTGCATCTGTGAAGAAGGCAAAGTTACCTCTTCCTAATTTCCCTATGCTAAAGA CCCAACGTGAAACTGGACTTCATGAGAGTACAAGGTTGTGTCTGGAGCAGATCAGAGACGCCATGTTGCACCACAGATGGGAGGAGGCTGCAGAGTACATGGAATTTTTCCAACAAATATTAGAGGACAGTACTCATAATCATGAAGCGCAGTATAAAGAG CAAATTTGGAGAATGGGCATTGAGATTCTTCACCATCACCCAAACTCAAAACAGGAGGACTATAACACTGTTTATGAACGAATTAAACACACAGGAGTAAAGCAGTTCTTGAAG TTGTGTTTGGAGCAGTCTTTTCACCTGCTTATCAATGGTCAAATTCAAGAGGCCAAAAACATGCTGACTATTGCGGAGAGTTGGAGACATGGAAAGGAGACCGCAattcagatgaaaagaactaaACTGATCCAGGCCTATAGGAGTCTACTGGACTATGTCATCTGGTGTGAGAAGGAAGAGGGCTCTAACGAAG atttgGCACAAAATGTTAAGATTCAATCCATGCACAAATGTTTCCAACATGCTTCAACGAATATGAAAGAGATTTTTAAATTCCCTGGTGTCTGGGATCCCTTTATATTGAGCTATGTGGAG ATGTTGGAGTTTTACGATGACGAGAAGGAGGCTCTGAGGATTCTGAAAGAGTATGCCTATAACAACGCGTTCCCTCCAAATCCCAACGCACACGTTTATCTGTACCAGTATCTGAAGAGGCACAACGAGCCAAACAAGAAGCTCCTCAAAGTGCTCAAA acCCTTCAGTCCTTAGTCCCAAGCCATACACTGATGACTGACTACTGCTCCCTTCTGCTTCAGTTAG GTAAAACTAAAAAGGCTTTGGAAGTCACTGTGGATATGCTGGACTACGCTTGCTGGAGGAACAACCTGGAGATCTGGAAGACTCTTACATCAATAATTGAAAAACTACAGTCAGA AGAGGACTTTAAAGACACTGTATCAAAAGTGATGTCTGGGAGGATGGACTGGTGGCCCGCCCTGCACTTCACCACTTTCCACGCTGCCCAGGACCAGAGAGAGAACCTGGAGCTGTGGAGACTCAAGGCCCCCCTGGCCAAAGTGCTGTGCCCGG ATATGACTCTGAGGTACTGTGAGGGAGCCATGTAA